From one Brevibacterium sp. 'Marine' genomic stretch:
- a CDS encoding TetR/AcrR family transcriptional regulator, translated as MSISDEAKPTARAAAKAARREQLLEVAKTLYARHGFHGVRLDDLGKGAGISAPAVYRHFSSKEAVLEELLVGISAYLQSGGEEIVSAAWDTASGISPAEAARTLRRLIDFHVDFAMGEPELIRIQDRDLEALPDESRRTVRRLQRAYVSRWAEVVEAAHPTWTLETSTVRVHAAFGMMNSTPHQARRSSAEVVGVELRAAAAAALGLRER; from the coding sequence ATGTCGATCTCAGACGAGGCCAAACCGACGGCGCGAGCGGCGGCGAAGGCAGCCAGGCGCGAGCAGCTGCTCGAGGTCGCAAAGACGCTCTATGCCCGGCACGGCTTCCATGGGGTGCGCCTCGACGATCTGGGCAAGGGTGCGGGGATCTCGGCACCGGCGGTCTACCGGCACTTCTCGTCGAAGGAGGCCGTGCTCGAGGAGCTGCTCGTCGGCATCTCCGCCTATCTGCAATCGGGAGGTGAGGAGATCGTCTCCGCTGCCTGGGATACCGCCTCGGGGATCTCCCCCGCCGAGGCGGCCCGGACCCTGCGACGTCTCATCGACTTCCATGTCGACTTCGCCATGGGCGAGCCCGAGCTCATCCGCATTCAGGACCGCGACCTCGAAGCGCTGCCGGACGAATCGCGACGGACCGTGCGCCGCCTCCAGCGTGCCTATGTCAGCCGGTGGGCAGAAGTCGTCGAGGCCGCCCATCCGACGTGGACTCTGGAGACGTCAACGGTGCGCGTGCACGCGGCGTTCGGGATGATGAATTCGACCCCGCACCAGGCTCGGCGGTCGAGCGCCGAGGTGGTCGGGGTCGAATTGCGCGCGGCTGCTGCCGCGGCGCTGGGGCTCAGGGAACGATGA
- a CDS encoding carboxyl transferase domain-containing protein, which produces MRAVGTAVSPATGQVNSEAHAELIAELRERIAATARGGSEKSRQRHIDRGKLLPRERVEHLLDPGTPFLELSPLAANGMYDDASPGAGIITGIGRVAGRECVIVANDATVKGGTYYPVTVKKHLRAQEVAKENNLPCIYLVDSGGANLPNQDDVFPDREHFGRIFFNQATLSAAGIPQLAAVMGSCTAGGAYVPAMADESIIVSEQGTIFLGGPPLVKAATGEEVTAEELGGGALHSRVSGVTDHLAANDPHALEIMRDIVSTLGPKSTPNWDVIESRLPAHSPEELTSVVPVDSRTPYDVREVIARLVDGSEFHEFKAEYGTSLVTGFAHLDGHPVGIVANNGILFGESAQKGAHFIELCDQRSVPLVFLQNISGFMVGRDYEAGGIAKHGAKMVNAVATARVPKFTVVIGGSFGAGNYSMCGRAYSPRFLWMWPNARISVMGGEQAASVLSTVRRDQLEARGEEWSAEAEDTFKQPIRDQYEAQGNPYYSTARLWDDGIIEPGDTRQVLALALELARFGPMERPLNASGYGVFRM; this is translated from the coding sequence ATGAGAGCAGTGGGAACTGCGGTCAGTCCGGCGACGGGGCAGGTCAACTCCGAGGCCCACGCCGAACTCATCGCTGAACTCCGGGAGCGCATTGCGGCCACGGCCCGCGGCGGTTCCGAGAAGTCCAGGCAGCGTCATATCGATCGTGGCAAGCTGCTGCCGCGTGAGCGCGTCGAGCATCTCCTCGACCCCGGCACCCCCTTTCTCGAACTCTCCCCGCTGGCCGCCAACGGCATGTACGACGACGCCAGCCCGGGAGCCGGAATCATCACCGGCATCGGCCGAGTCGCCGGACGCGAATGCGTGATCGTGGCCAATGACGCCACCGTCAAGGGCGGCACCTACTACCCGGTTACCGTGAAGAAGCACCTCCGGGCTCAGGAAGTCGCCAAAGAGAACAACCTTCCGTGCATCTACCTCGTCGACTCCGGTGGCGCGAACCTGCCGAACCAGGACGATGTCTTCCCCGACCGTGAGCACTTCGGTCGCATCTTCTTCAACCAGGCCACACTCTCCGCTGCCGGCATCCCGCAGCTGGCCGCCGTCATGGGTTCCTGCACTGCCGGCGGCGCCTACGTCCCGGCCATGGCCGACGAGTCGATCATCGTCTCCGAACAGGGCACGATCTTCCTCGGCGGCCCACCCCTGGTCAAGGCCGCCACAGGTGAGGAAGTCACCGCCGAAGAACTCGGCGGCGGCGCACTGCACTCTCGGGTCTCCGGCGTCACCGACCACCTCGCCGCCAATGATCCCCATGCGCTGGAGATCATGCGCGACATCGTCTCCACTCTCGGGCCGAAGAGCACCCCGAACTGGGACGTCATCGAATCCCGCCTGCCGGCACACTCGCCGGAGGAGCTGACCTCCGTCGTGCCCGTGGACTCACGTACCCCGTACGACGTCCGCGAGGTCATCGCCCGCCTCGTCGACGGATCCGAGTTCCACGAGTTCAAAGCCGAATACGGCACGAGCCTCGTCACCGGATTCGCTCACCTCGACGGACATCCGGTCGGGATCGTCGCCAACAACGGCATCCTCTTCGGCGAATCAGCGCAGAAGGGCGCCCACTTCATCGAACTCTGCGACCAGCGCAGCGTGCCCCTGGTGTTCCTGCAGAACATCTCCGGATTCATGGTCGGCCGCGACTACGAAGCCGGCGGCATCGCCAAACACGGCGCGAAGATGGTCAACGCCGTCGCCACCGCCCGCGTCCCGAAGTTCACCGTCGTCATCGGCGGCTCCTTCGGCGCCGGCAACTACTCGATGTGCGGCCGCGCGTACTCCCCGCGCTTCCTGTGGATGTGGCCCAATGCCCGCATCTCCGTGATGGGCGGCGAACAGGCCGCCAGCGTGCTCTCCACCGTCAGACGTGACCAGCTCGAGGCTCGCGGCGAAGAGTGGAGCGCAGAGGCCGAAGACACCTTCAAACAGCCCATCCGCGACCAGTACGAAGCCCAGGGCAACCCGTACTACTCCACGGCACGTCTGTGGGATGACGGAATCATCGAACCCGGTGACACCCGCCAGGTACTGGCACTGGCCCTCGAACTCGCCCGCTTCGGACCGATGGAACGCCCGCTGAATGCCAGCGGCTACGGCGTCTTCAGAATGTGA
- a CDS encoding biotin carboxylase N-terminal domain-containing protein, whose translation MFTTVLIANRGEIALRVIRTCRRLGIRTVAVYSDADAHAAHVKAADTAVHLGPAAASESYLRIDKVIAAAQATGAEAIHPGYGFLSENAEFSAACADAGIVFLGPGADAIRTMGDKITAKQAVSSRGVPLVPGTKDAAMSDESLIAASSDIAFPVLIKPSAGGGGKGMHAVFEAGKLAEALQTARREAASSFGDDTLFLERLVATPRHIEVQIMADSHGNVIHLGERECSLQRRHQKVIEEAPSALLDEETRARIGQAACETAKSVGYVGAGTVEFIVGADRPDEFFFMEMNTRLQVEHPVTEEVTGVDLVELQLLVGTGAPLPLTQDDITMTGHSIEARIYAEDPSRGFLPTGGRALDVVFPEREGIRVDAGLEAGQTIASDYDPMIAKLIVRADDRAQAIARLDSALAASAVPGIVTNIDFLRTLMSRPEVVAGDLDTSLIDNLCEDQLAHTAGETHAQLAAAAVTVTGGAAGTTLTGPVTAAELTANRSTASAWAGPGAWRTSRPDFRPTVTLATGGQAAEVEARAGAVDVDDDGLWHVTLDGIQHTARIFSDARDRSIWVSTDTGIHVFTRPLADSSLTPGLEGAEVLAPMPGSVVDIKVETGDAVEQGAPIVVVEAMKMEHVLTAPAAGIVTVTAVEGAQVALDEVLATVVDEAAAEAVAEAAE comes from the coding sequence ATGTTCACAACCGTCCTCATCGCCAACCGCGGCGAGATCGCCCTGCGCGTCATCCGCACCTGCCGCCGCCTCGGCATCCGCACCGTCGCCGTCTACTCCGACGCCGACGCCCATGCGGCCCACGTCAAGGCCGCCGACACCGCGGTCCACCTGGGCCCGGCGGCCGCCTCCGAGTCCTACCTGCGCATCGACAAGGTCATCGCCGCCGCGCAGGCCACGGGAGCCGAAGCCATCCACCCCGGCTACGGCTTCCTGTCGGAGAACGCCGAATTCTCCGCCGCCTGCGCCGACGCCGGAATCGTCTTCCTCGGCCCCGGGGCCGACGCGATCCGGACGATGGGCGACAAGATCACCGCGAAGCAGGCCGTGTCCTCCCGTGGCGTGCCGCTCGTGCCCGGCACGAAGGACGCCGCCATGAGCGACGAGTCCCTCATCGCCGCCTCGTCGGACATCGCCTTCCCCGTGCTCATCAAGCCCTCAGCCGGGGGCGGAGGAAAAGGCATGCACGCGGTCTTCGAAGCCGGCAAGCTCGCCGAGGCACTGCAGACTGCCCGCCGCGAAGCCGCGAGCTCCTTCGGCGACGACACCCTTTTCCTCGAACGTCTCGTCGCCACTCCGCGCCATATCGAGGTCCAGATCATGGCCGACTCTCACGGCAACGTCATCCACCTCGGTGAACGCGAATGCTCCCTGCAGCGCCGCCATCAGAAGGTCATCGAGGAAGCGCCCTCGGCGCTGCTGGACGAAGAGACCCGCGCCCGAATCGGCCAGGCCGCCTGCGAGACCGCGAAATCCGTCGGCTACGTCGGCGCCGGCACCGTCGAATTCATCGTCGGCGCCGACCGCCCCGACGAGTTCTTCTTCATGGAGATGAACACCCGCCTGCAGGTCGAACACCCCGTCACCGAGGAGGTCACCGGGGTCGACCTCGTCGAACTCCAGCTGCTCGTGGGCACCGGTGCACCGCTGCCGCTGACCCAGGACGACATCACGATGACCGGGCACTCGATCGAAGCGAGAATCTACGCCGAGGATCCCTCGCGCGGATTCCTGCCCACCGGCGGTCGCGCCCTCGACGTCGTCTTCCCGGAGAGGGAGGGCATCCGCGTCGACGCCGGGCTCGAGGCCGGGCAGACCATCGCCTCGGACTACGACCCGATGATCGCCAAGCTCATCGTCCGCGCCGATGACCGTGCCCAAGCCATCGCCCGCCTCGATTCCGCGCTCGCCGCCTCGGCGGTTCCGGGAATCGTGACGAACATCGACTTCCTGCGCACTCTCATGAGCCGGCCCGAGGTGGTCGCGGGTGACCTCGACACCTCACTCATCGACAACCTCTGCGAGGATCAGCTGGCGCACACCGCCGGTGAGACCCACGCGCAGCTGGCGGCCGCCGCTGTCACGGTCACCGGGGGAGCGGCCGGAACGACTCTGACCGGACCGGTCACAGCCGCCGAGCTGACCGCAAATCGGTCGACCGCCTCGGCGTGGGCCGGACCCGGTGCCTGGCGCACCTCACGCCCGGACTTCCGCCCCACGGTCACCCTGGCCACCGGAGGACAGGCGGCCGAAGTCGAGGCTCGTGCGGGAGCCGTCGATGTCGATGACGACGGACTGTGGCACGTCACCCTCGACGGGATCCAGCACACCGCCCGGATCTTCTCCGATGCCCGCGACCGCAGCATCTGGGTGAGCACCGACACCGGGATCCACGTCTTCACCCGGCCATTGGCAGATTCGTCGCTGACGCCGGGACTCGAAGGCGCCGAGGTGCTCGCACCGATGCCCGGCTCCGTCGTCGATATCAAGGTCGAGACCGGAGACGCAGTGGAACAGGGAGCCCCGATCGTCGTCGTCGAAGCGATGAAGATGGAACACGTGCTCACCGCACCCGCAGCCGGAATCGTCACCGTCACCGCCGTCGAAGGCGCCCAGGTCGCCCTCGACGAGGTGCTCGCCACCGTCGTCGACGAAGCCGCAGCCGAGGCCGTCGCAGAAGCCGCCGAATAG
- a CDS encoding acyl-CoA dehydrogenase family protein: protein METFVPGMLPEEYEDLRQGVAKFADEEVAPVSAELDAKHEFPYDLVAKMGEMGLFGLPFDEEYGGMGGDYFALCLAIEELGRVNQSLAITLEAGVSLGAMPIYRFGTEEQKKEWLPKLTDASGLAAFGLTEPEAGSDAGGTRTKATLEGGTWTINGSKCFITNSGTDITRLVTATAVTGTRTSGSGREVPEISTIMIPTGTPGFTAEPAYDKVGWNSSDTHPLTFDNVQVPEENLLGERGRGYANFLRILDEGRIAVGALSVGAAQGCVDESVKYAKERQAFGKPIADFQGISFKIARMEARVVAARSAYYLAASRMLAGLPFKKEAAIAKMIAGEAAMDNARDATQIHGGYGFMNEYLVARHYRDSKILEVGEGTTEVQLMLIARELGL from the coding sequence ATGGAAACCTTTGTTCCGGGCATGCTGCCCGAAGAATACGAAGACCTGCGCCAAGGTGTCGCGAAATTCGCCGACGAAGAGGTCGCACCCGTCTCAGCCGAACTCGACGCCAAGCACGAGTTCCCCTACGACCTCGTTGCGAAGATGGGCGAGATGGGCCTGTTCGGTCTGCCCTTCGACGAAGAGTACGGCGGAATGGGCGGCGACTACTTCGCCCTGTGCCTGGCCATCGAAGAACTCGGCCGGGTCAACCAGTCCCTGGCCATCACGCTCGAGGCCGGGGTCTCGCTCGGAGCGATGCCGATCTACCGCTTCGGCACCGAAGAGCAGAAGAAGGAATGGCTGCCGAAGCTCACCGACGCCTCCGGCCTGGCCGCCTTCGGCCTGACCGAACCCGAGGCCGGATCCGATGCCGGCGGCACCCGGACCAAGGCCACTCTGGAGGGCGGCACCTGGACGATCAACGGCAGCAAGTGCTTCATCACGAACTCCGGCACCGACATCACCCGCCTGGTCACCGCCACCGCCGTGACCGGAACCCGAACCTCTGGTTCGGGTCGCGAAGTCCCGGAGATCTCGACGATCATGATCCCCACCGGCACCCCCGGCTTCACCGCCGAACCGGCCTATGACAAGGTCGGCTGGAACTCCTCGGACACGCACCCGCTGACCTTCGACAATGTGCAGGTGCCCGAAGAGAACCTGCTCGGCGAACGCGGACGCGGCTACGCGAACTTTCTGCGCATCCTCGACGAGGGCCGCATCGCCGTGGGCGCCCTGTCCGTCGGCGCCGCGCAGGGCTGCGTCGACGAATCCGTGAAGTACGCGAAGGAACGCCAGGCCTTCGGCAAGCCGATCGCCGACTTCCAGGGCATCTCCTTCAAGATCGCCCGCATGGAAGCCCGCGTCGTCGCCGCCCGGTCGGCTTACTACCTCGCGGCTTCGCGGATGCTCGCCGGACTCCCGTTCAAGAAGGAAGCGGCCATTGCGAAGATGATCGCCGGCGAAGCAGCCATGGACAATGCGCGCGACGCCACGCAGATCCACGGCGGCTACGGCTTCATGAACGAATACCTCGTCGCCCGTCACTACCGCGACTCGAAGATCCTCGAAGTCGGCGAAGGCACCACCGAGGTCCAGCTCATGCTCATCGCCCGCGAACTCGGACTCTGA
- the cls gene encoding cardiolipin synthase produces the protein MDLSMVASVATTTWIVIEYIVKIIAVGVVPENRRPSSSSAWLLLILFVPIVGIPAFLLLGSPYINQRRARIQAEANELMHEGADDLPDVPPSLVAEPEFVSVAQLGRALTALPMVTGDSHGVISDYEASIARMAELVDDAADYVHVEIYIMAWDSTTDVFFRALERASARGVEVRVLFDHIGSRKYPGFHRLGKRLDAAGIEWHLMLPFIPWRGKARRIDLRNHRKLLVIDGKRAMMGSQNMIDSSYLNRKNSQIGRTWHDIMVELSGPIVAGIEAAFSTDWYSESGQALGIRPYDRDGNEPPVGGATSAMQLVPSGPGFTTSPNLKVFTSMMYLAQTRLAIVSPYFVPDESLLAAVETAARRGVDVELYVSEQADQYMVDRAQSSYYRSLLEAGVRIFLYPKPAVLHTKCFIVDDTYAVMGSSNMDMRSFGLNYEISLLTTGGDLVDDIVDVVADYQDVSRELTLEEWEKRPWPRRYMESVMRLTSSLQ, from the coding sequence ATGGATCTCAGCATGGTGGCATCGGTGGCGACGACGACGTGGATCGTCATCGAATACATCGTGAAGATCATCGCGGTCGGTGTGGTGCCGGAGAACCGTCGCCCGTCATCGTCATCGGCGTGGTTGCTGCTCATCCTGTTCGTGCCGATCGTCGGCATTCCCGCATTCCTGCTGCTCGGCAGCCCGTATATCAATCAGCGCCGGGCGCGGATCCAGGCCGAAGCGAACGAACTCATGCACGAAGGTGCCGACGACCTGCCGGACGTGCCGCCGTCTCTTGTCGCCGAGCCCGAATTCGTCTCCGTCGCCCAACTGGGGCGGGCGCTGACCGCACTGCCGATGGTGACCGGCGACAGCCACGGGGTGATCTCGGACTACGAAGCGTCGATTGCGCGGATGGCCGAACTCGTCGACGACGCCGCCGACTACGTCCACGTCGAGATCTACATCATGGCGTGGGATTCGACGACCGATGTCTTCTTCCGGGCGCTCGAGCGGGCGTCGGCGCGCGGGGTCGAGGTGCGTGTCCTCTTCGACCATATCGGGTCGAGGAAGTATCCGGGGTTCCACCGGCTCGGCAAGCGACTGGACGCCGCCGGAATCGAATGGCACCTGATGCTGCCGTTCATTCCGTGGCGCGGCAAGGCCCGGCGCATCGACCTGCGCAACCACCGCAAGCTGCTCGTCATCGACGGCAAGCGGGCGATGATGGGGTCGCAGAACATGATCGATTCGAGCTACCTCAACAGGAAGAACTCTCAGATCGGCCGGACCTGGCACGACATCATGGTCGAACTCTCCGGGCCCATCGTCGCCGGAATCGAAGCGGCGTTCTCCACCGACTGGTACTCCGAATCGGGGCAGGCGCTGGGCATCCGCCCCTACGACCGCGACGGCAATGAGCCGCCGGTCGGCGGCGCGACGAGCGCGATGCAGCTGGTCCCCTCCGGGCCCGGATTCACGACCTCGCCGAACCTCAAGGTCTTCACCTCGATGATGTACCTGGCGCAGACGCGTCTGGCCATCGTCAGCCCCTACTTCGTGCCCGACGAATCGCTGCTGGCCGCAGTCGAGACCGCGGCCAGGCGTGGGGTCGACGTCGAACTCTACGTCAGCGAGCAGGCGGACCAGTACATGGTCGACCGGGCACAGTCGTCCTACTACCGGTCGCTGCTCGAAGCAGGTGTGCGGATCTTCCTGTACCCGAAACCCGCCGTGCTGCACACGAAGTGCTTCATCGTCGATGACACCTACGCCGTGATGGGCTCGTCGAACATGGACATGCGCTCCTTCGGCCTCAACTACGAGATCAGCCTGCTGACCACGGGCGGCGACCTGGTCGACGACATCGTCGACGTCGTCGCCGACTATCAGGACGTCAGCCGCGAACTCACCCTGGAGGAATGGGAGAAGCGCCCATGGCCTCGTCGGTACATGGAATCCGTCATGCGCCTGACATCATCGCTGCAGTAG
- a CDS encoding HAD-IIA family hydrolase: MDRDSIDCWLTDMDGVLVKENNPLPGAAELLAQWRQADIPYLVLTNNSIYTARDLSARLRSNGLDVPETNIWTSAMATADFLSNQVEHGTAYVVGEAGLTTAIHEAGFVMTEHDPDFVVVGETHSYSFEAITKAIRLIDAGSRFIVTNPDATGPSPEGVLPATGAIAALITKATNREPYVVGKPNPMMFRSALNRIGAHSMSTAMIGDRMDTDIIAGMEAGMHTVLVLSGISTAEDVRRFPFRPNEIVDGVHELLDVPLESRGELGPDPTGSA; this comes from the coding sequence ATGGATCGCGATTCGATCGACTGCTGGCTGACCGACATGGACGGCGTCCTGGTCAAGGAGAACAATCCGCTGCCGGGAGCCGCAGAGCTGCTCGCCCAGTGGCGCCAGGCCGACATCCCCTACCTGGTGCTGACGAACAACTCCATCTACACCGCTCGCGACCTCTCCGCCCGGCTGCGCTCGAACGGGCTCGACGTTCCCGAAACGAACATCTGGACCTCGGCGATGGCCACCGCGGACTTCCTGTCCAATCAGGTCGAGCACGGCACGGCCTATGTCGTCGGCGAGGCGGGGCTGACCACGGCGATCCACGAGGCCGGGTTCGTCATGACCGAACACGACCCGGACTTCGTCGTCGTCGGCGAGACCCACTCCTACTCGTTCGAAGCGATCACGAAGGCGATCCGCCTCATCGATGCCGGCTCCCGGTTCATCGTCACCAATCCGGACGCCACCGGCCCCTCCCCCGAGGGTGTTCTGCCGGCCACCGGCGCCATCGCCGCCCTCATCACAAAAGCGACCAACCGCGAACCATACGTCGTGGGCAAACCGAACCCGATGATGTTCCGCTCGGCCCTGAACAGGATCGGCGCCCATTCGATGAGCACCGCGATGATCGGCGACCGCATGGACACCGACATCATCGCCGGAATGGAAGCGGGCATGCACACGGTCCTCGTGCTCTCGGGAATCTCCACCGCCGAGGATGTCCGCCGCTTCCCGTTCCGACCCAACGAGATCGTCGACGGCGTCCACGAGCTGCTCGACGTGCCGCTGGAGAGCCGCGGCGAGCTCGGCCCCGATCCCACCGGCTCCGCCTGA
- a CDS encoding metalloregulator ArsR/SmtB family transcription factor has product MSMDLVFSALADPTRRAIIDRLRGGDRTAGELAEPLPISRSAVSQHLKVLETAGLITRSKSAQQRIVALNPDSLTEAAGWLQAAHDDWQQRFDNLDRILAEEVPTDPSTTDPSAADRYVDRPSTSTTNRTAQTSRATQTSCTTQGGEQR; this is encoded by the coding sequence ATGAGTATGGATCTCGTCTTCTCGGCGCTTGCCGATCCGACGCGTCGGGCGATCATCGATCGGCTGCGCGGTGGAGACAGGACCGCGGGTGAGCTCGCAGAGCCGCTGCCGATCAGCCGTTCGGCAGTCTCCCAGCACCTCAAGGTGCTCGAGACGGCGGGGCTGATCACCCGATCGAAATCCGCGCAGCAGCGCATCGTCGCACTCAACCCCGATTCCCTCACCGAGGCGGCCGGCTGGCTGCAGGCGGCGCACGACGACTGGCAGCAGCGCTTCGACAATCTCGATCGCATCCTCGCCGAGGAGGTGCCCACCGACCCTTCAACGACCGATCCGTCCGCCGCAGACCGATATGTGGACCGACCATCAACGTCAACGACGAACCGAACAGCGCAGACATCACGCGCGACGCAGACTTCATGCACGACTCAAGGAGGAGAACAGCGATGA
- a CDS encoding SRPBCC domain-containing protein: MNAENTDTTSGTDTTAKTDTSVTDPNSAQAGEPGFTIVREFAAPRARVWEAWTNPDVMARWFHPETLVTPRESVAVDLRVGGDYTYTMRIPDTGQEFPTAGKYLHIDDPVRLDFTWGSPGEVDDAPRVSVELEELAADRTRMTFSLTGLPNDSGTDESAYDGWSSAFNELDTEVSSLR, translated from the coding sequence ATGAACGCCGAGAACACTGACACCACAAGCGGCACCGACACCACAGCAAAAACGGACACCTCGGTGACGGATCCGAACAGCGCACAGGCGGGAGAACCCGGCTTCACCATCGTCCGCGAATTCGCCGCACCGCGGGCCCGCGTCTGGGAAGCCTGGACGAACCCGGACGTCATGGCCCGCTGGTTCCACCCCGAAACTCTGGTCACCCCACGCGAATCCGTCGCCGTCGACCTGCGGGTCGGCGGCGACTACACCTATACGATGCGCATTCCCGACACGGGACAGGAGTTCCCGACCGCCGGGAAGTACCTTCACATCGACGATCCCGTCCGCCTCGACTTCACTTGGGGGAGTCCCGGCGAGGTCGACGACGCCCCGCGAGTGAGCGTCGAACTCGAGGAGTTGGCCGCCGATCGCACCCGCATGACGTTTTCGCTGACCGGCCTGCCCAATGACTCGGGGACGGATGAGAGCGCGTACGACGGCTGGTCCTCGGCCTTCAACGAACTCGATACCGAGGTCAGCAGCTTACGCTGA
- a CDS encoding MaoC family dehydratase gives MSDKVIAQRGLWLDEMEVGATYRHAPGRTITEADNTWFTAVTMNTQALHLDAAWSATEPFGERLVNSMFTLATLIGLSVSQLTQGTTVGNLGFSEVSFPSPMFHGDTLYAETTILDKRNSKSRPGQGIVTFEHRGYNQDGKLVAKAVRQAMMFDSSHESATTTSATESADQTDTGK, from the coding sequence ATGAGTGACAAGGTCATTGCACAACGAGGTCTGTGGCTGGACGAGATGGAAGTCGGCGCCACCTATAGGCACGCACCGGGCCGCACCATCACCGAGGCGGACAACACGTGGTTCACGGCCGTGACTATGAATACTCAGGCTCTGCACCTCGACGCCGCCTGGTCGGCCACCGAACCCTTCGGTGAGCGCCTCGTCAACTCGATGTTCACCCTGGCGACCCTCATCGGTCTGTCCGTGTCCCAGCTGACTCAGGGCACGACGGTCGGAAACCTCGGCTTCTCCGAGGTCAGCTTCCCCTCCCCGATGTTTCACGGCGACACCCTCTACGCGGAGACGACGATCCTCGACAAACGCAATTCGAAGTCCCGTCCCGGTCAGGGAATCGTCACCTTCGAACACCGCGGCTACAACCAGGACGGCAAGCTCGTCGCGAAGGCTGTGCGCCAGGCGATGATGTTCGACTCCAGCCACGAGTCGGCAACCACGACGTCCGCGACCGAGTCCGCCGATCAGACCGACACCGGAAAGTGA
- a CDS encoding CoA ester lyase — protein sequence MSLEFKPAWLFVPGDRPDRYTKAAERSDIVILDLEDAVNEADKAAARESIVDFPLDPTRTVVRVNSHDSGHLGEDLKMLARTEYTAVMLPKAERASDVSILSGFQVITLIETALGAVNVAEIAAAPNVYALMWGSEDLIADLGGGSSRNDDGGYRDVATHVRSQTLLAARAHRKFALDSIWADIPNLEGLAAEAEDAVQSGFSGKVSIHPNHVPVVRDAFRPSDEQLTWAQSVLDLAKTEKGAFSFEGKMIDAPLLKHAELIVARAN from the coding sequence ATGTCACTCGAGTTCAAACCCGCCTGGCTCTTCGTTCCCGGCGATCGTCCCGACCGGTACACGAAAGCGGCCGAACGCTCGGATATCGTCATCCTCGACCTCGAAGACGCCGTCAACGAGGCCGACAAAGCCGCCGCACGGGAGTCCATCGTCGACTTCCCGCTCGACCCGACCCGCACGGTCGTGCGGGTGAACTCCCACGATTCGGGCCACCTCGGCGAGGATCTGAAGATGCTTGCGCGCACCGAGTACACGGCTGTGATGCTGCCGAAGGCAGAGCGTGCCTCCGATGTGTCGATCCTGTCCGGATTCCAGGTCATCACGCTCATCGAAACCGCCCTCGGGGCCGTCAACGTCGCCGAGATCGCCGCCGCCCCCAACGTCTACGCACTGATGTGGGGTTCGGAGGATCTCATCGCCGACCTCGGCGGAGGCTCCTCCCGCAACGACGACGGCGGCTACCGGGACGTGGCCACGCATGTGCGCAGCCAGACCCTGCTCGCCGCTCGGGCCCACCGCAAGTTCGCACTCGACTCGATCTGGGCGGACATCCCGAACCTCGAAGGTCTGGCAGCCGAGGCCGAGGATGCCGTGCAGTCGGGGTTCTCCGGCAAGGTCTCCATCCACCCCAACCACGTGCCCGTCGTCCGCGACGCCTTCCGCCCCAGCGACGAACAGCTGACCTGGGCGCAGTCCGTGCTCGACCTGGCGAAGACGGAGAAGGGCGCGTTCTCCTTCGAGGGCAAGATGATCGACGCCCCGCTGCTCAAGCACGCCGAACTCATCGTCGCCCGCGCGAACTGA
- a CDS encoding peptide deformylase: MNAADALIADQIRAVLTAAEAGGGTAPIVEAGDPILRTDTRPFDGQVDDAELEQLAEVMRATMLAAPGVGLAGPQVGIGLSMFVAEDPGARDPEVARVRQREPMPLRVVLNAGYERAGADDVAFFEGCLSIPGYQAVVARPREIALTGVDLQGNPIAEEVSGWSARIVAHETDHLSGILFLDKAEMRSLSTNESVAKFWHQPSTQKAAAELGFSLPSGPVM, encoded by the coding sequence GTGAACGCCGCCGATGCACTGATCGCCGACCAGATCCGCGCCGTCCTCACCGCCGCCGAGGCGGGGGGCGGGACCGCGCCCATCGTCGAGGCCGGGGACCCGATCCTGCGCACCGACACCCGCCCCTTCGACGGGCAGGTCGACGATGCTGAGCTCGAGCAGCTCGCCGAGGTGATGCGGGCGACCATGCTCGCCGCCCCGGGGGTCGGCCTCGCCGGGCCACAGGTGGGCATCGGCCTGTCGATGTTCGTGGCCGAAGACCCCGGTGCCCGCGATCCCGAGGTCGCGAGGGTCCGGCAACGGGAGCCGATGCCGCTGCGGGTGGTCCTCAATGCGGGCTACGAACGCGCCGGGGCCGACGATGTCGCCTTCTTTGAGGGATGCCTGTCGATCCCCGGCTATCAGGCCGTCGTCGCCCGCCCCCGTGAGATCGCGTTGACGGGCGTCGACCTGCAGGGCAACCCCATCGCCGAGGAGGTCTCCGGCTGGTCGGCGCGCATCGTCGCCCACGAGACCGACCATCTGTCCGGGATCCTCTTCCTGGACAAAGCCGAGATGCGGTCCTTGTCGACGAACGAATCGGTCGCGAAGTTCTGGCATCAGCCCTCGACGCAGAAGGCAGCCGCCGAGCTCGGCTTCTCTCTGCCGTCCGGCCCGGTGATGTGA